The Alistipes finegoldii DSM 17242 DNA segment CGGTGAGCGTCGTACTGGGATTCAACACGGCGGACGAGGTCTTCTACGCCGACGAATTCCGGGCGCTGGGGTGCGACGTGCATGTCGCCACGGCCGACGGTTCGGCCGGGACGAAAGGCTTCGTCACGACGGCCATCGCCGGCGACGGCATCGACTTCGACTACTTCTATGCCTGCGGTCCGCTGCCGATGCTGCGCGCGTTGTGCGACTCGGTCGCGCAGGACGGCCAGCTGTCGTTCGAGGAGCGTATGGGATGCGGTTTCGGCGCCTGCATGGGCTGTTCGTGCAAAACGAAATACGGCAACAAACGCATCTGCAAGGAGGGGCCCGTATTAACGAAAGGGGAGATCATATGGTAAGAGAGCAGTTCATCGCACAGAACCGGCCGGCAGGAAAACCTGCCCCGGATATGTCCGTCACCCTGAGCGGTTTGAAGCTGGACAACCCGGTCGTTCCGGCCAGCGGTACGTTCGGATACGGCAACGAATTCCGGGATTTTTACGATATCAACATCCTCGGTTCGTTCTCGTTCAAGGGCACCACGCGCGAACCGCGCTTCGGCAATCCCACGCCCCGCATCGCCGAATGTACGGCGGGGATGATCAACGCTGTGGGACTGCAGAATCCCGGCATCGACGCCGTGATCGCCGAGGAGCTGCCGCGCCTGAAGAGCTTCTTTCATAAACCCGTGATCGCCAATATCAGCGGCTTCTCGATCGAGGAGTACGCCTATTGCTGCGAGCGGATCGACCGCGAGGAGCAGGTCGGCATCATCGAGGTCAATGTCTCGTGCCCCAACGTGCGGCACGGCGGCATGTCGTTCGGCACTTCGCCCGAATGTGCGGCCGAGGTGACGCGCGCGGTGAAGGCCGTGACCACCAAACCGGTCTATATCAAACTGTCGCCCAACGTGACGGACATCGTCTCGATCGCCCGCGCCTGCGAAGAGGCCGGTGCCGACGGCATCTGCCTGATCAACACCCTGCTGGGAATGCGGATCGACGTGAGGTGCCGCAAGGCGGTGATCGCCAATACGATGGGCGGTTTTTCGGGCGCTGCGGTCTTCCCCGTGGCCGTGCGGATGGTTTATCAGGTCGCCAAAGCCTGCTCCGTACCCGTCATGGGATGCGGCGGCGTGACGACGGCCCGCGACGTGATCGAAATGATGATGGCCGGAGCCACGGCCGTGCAGGTCGGCGCTGCGAATCTGGTGAATCCCTATGCCTCGAAGGAGATCGTCGAAGCCCTGCCCGCCGAGATGGAGCGGCTGGGGATCGAGCGGCTGAGCGACATTATAGGAATCGTAGAATAAAGTTAAAATCGGATATGATGCAACACGACGTAATTATCGCCTGCGACTTCAAGTCGGCGGAAGACACTTTCAAGTTCCTCGACCTGTTCCGGGACGAGGAGCGCAAACCGTTCCTCAAGATCGGCATGGAGCTTTTCTATGCCGAAGGCCCTGCCATCGTGCGCGAAATCAAGCGCCGGGGCCACCGGATTTTCCTCGACCTCAAACTGCACGACATTCCCAACACCGTGAAGAAGGCGATGGCCGTGCTGTCGCGTCTGGACGTCGATATGTGCAACGTCCATGCGGCCGGAACGGTCGAGATGATGAAATACGCCCTCGAAGGGCTTACCCGCGAGGACGGCACGCGGCCCCTGCTGATCGCCGTGACGCAGCTCACCTCGACCAGCGAGGAGCGCATGCGGCAGGAGCTGCTTATCAACGCTTCGATCAACGACACGATCGTCAAATACGCGCAGAACACCCGTGCCGCGGGGCTGGACGGCGTGGTTTGCTCGCCGCTCGAAGCGGGCATGGTGCACGAAGCCTGCGGAAAAGAGTTCCTGACCGTCACGCCCGGCGTGCGTTTTGCAGACGGAGACGTTGCGGACCAAGTGCGCGTCACCACGCCCGCCCGTGCGCGGGAGATCGGCTCCGACTTCATCGTCGTGGGCCGTCCGATCACCGCCGCTGCGGACCCCGTGGCCGCGTACCGCAGGTGCGTAAGCGAATTTTGCGATTAAACACGATTAAAAACAGTCGATTATGAAACCGGTAAAACTTTTCTACCTGAAAAACTGTCCCTTCTGCCGCAAGGCGCTGCGTTACATCGAAGAGGCCAAGGCCGCACACCCCGAACTGCAGCCGGTGGCGATCGAAATGATCGAGGAGTCGGAGCAGTCCGATTTGGCTGACACATTCGATTACTACTATGTGCCGACGTTTTACGTCGATGGCGTGAAGGTCCACGAGGGCGGCATCTATGCCGAGGAGGTGGAGAAGATTTTGCGTTCGGCGCTGGAATAAACAACTACAGAATATCATGGAGAAATCAATTGCTAAAGACCTGCTTTCGATCGGCGCGGTGTTCCTGCGCCCCGAACAGCCGTTTACATGGGCCAGCGGCATCAAAAGCCCTATTTACTGCGACAACCGCCTGACGCTGACGGCGCCTGTCGTGCGCGGACACGTCGAAGAGGGGCTGGCGCAGATCGTCCGCACCCGCTTTCCCGAAGCCGAGGTGCTGATGGGAACTTCGACCGCGGGCATCGCCCACGCCGCCATCACCGCGACGATCCTCGACCTGCCGATGGGCTATGTGCGCAGCGGTTCGAAGGATCACGGCCGCGGCAACCAGATCGAGGGCAAGCTCGAAAAGGGGCAGAAGGTGGTCGTGATCGAGGACCTGATCTCGACCGGCGGTTCGTGCATCGAGGTGGTGACCGCCCTGCGCGAAGCCGGCGCCGAGGTGCTGGGCGTGGCGTCGATCTTCACCTACGGCATGAAGAAGGGACTGGACC contains these protein-coding regions:
- a CDS encoding dihydroorotate dehydrogenase encodes the protein MVREQFIAQNRPAGKPAPDMSVTLSGLKLDNPVVPASGTFGYGNEFRDFYDINILGSFSFKGTTREPRFGNPTPRIAECTAGMINAVGLQNPGIDAVIAEELPRLKSFFHKPVIANISGFSIEEYAYCCERIDREEQVGIIEVNVSCPNVRHGGMSFGTSPECAAEVTRAVKAVTTKPVYIKLSPNVTDIVSIARACEEAGADGICLINTLLGMRIDVRCRKAVIANTMGGFSGAAVFPVAVRMVYQVAKACSVPVMGCGGVTTARDVIEMMMAGATAVQVGAANLVNPYASKEIVEALPAEMERLGIERLSDIIGIVE
- the pyrF gene encoding orotidine-5'-phosphate decarboxylase; its protein translation is MQHDVIIACDFKSAEDTFKFLDLFRDEERKPFLKIGMELFYAEGPAIVREIKRRGHRIFLDLKLHDIPNTVKKAMAVLSRLDVDMCNVHAAGTVEMMKYALEGLTREDGTRPLLIAVTQLTSTSEERMRQELLINASINDTIVKYAQNTRAAGLDGVVCSPLEAGMVHEACGKEFLTVTPGVRFADGDVADQVRVTTPARAREIGSDFIVVGRPITAAADPVAAYRRCVSEFCD
- a CDS encoding TlpA family protein disulfide reductase, coding for MKPVKLFYLKNCPFCRKALRYIEEAKAAHPELQPVAIEMIEESEQSDLADTFDYYYVPTFYVDGVKVHEGGIYAEEVEKILRSALE
- the pyrE gene encoding orotate phosphoribosyltransferase, with amino-acid sequence MEKSIAKDLLSIGAVFLRPEQPFTWASGIKSPIYCDNRLTLTAPVVRGHVEEGLAQIVRTRFPEAEVLMGTSTAGIAHAAITATILDLPMGYVRSGSKDHGRGNQIEGKLEKGQKVVVIEDLISTGGSCIEVVTALREAGAEVLGVASIFTYGMKKGLDRMKEANVVNYSLSNLDALVEVAAEEGYIKPEDKARLLKFRDNPSDESWMEK